Proteins co-encoded in one Oncorhynchus kisutch isolate 150728-3 linkage group LG1, Okis_V2, whole genome shotgun sequence genomic window:
- the LOC109909493 gene encoding neuropathy target esterase isoform X6 codes for MGQSTSEQEGQEHADAPLEEGFNNIKAFVEEELQTSMMMGMVIGAGIAIILIAILIFFMLRRIQLRNLQAQEAPKYRFRKRDKVMFYGRKIMRKVSQSTSSLVGTASSSRPRLKKKQKMLNIAKKILRFKKEVPTLVAKEPPPSVLEADLTEFDVANSHLPSEVLYMLKNVRVLGHFEKPLFLELCKHMVFLQFQQGEYVFRPGQPDSSIYVVQDGKLELCLTGMDGKDGVVKEVYPGDSVHSLLSILDVITGHQKPYRTVSARAAEVSTVLRLPVEAFLSIFEKYPESLVRVVQIIMVRLQRVTVLALHNYLGLTNELFSHEMQLLRLLPLSPHPVPRTSPQRHGKRFGSLTVPAEDREAAVKDASDPGKDGATVPPTLSRTISMPVDIAGMQKNLRSDFDMAYERGRISVSAEDGNTPPTYTRDQRERRVTVDEVPSGVYLYPEEEGGPDNQFSPGPGPVPGRPSPALFEEALKELLKLMRIEDPALLNGRVTLHHAKAGTVLARQGDQDVSLHFILSGCLHVYQRMIDKQDAVCLFVTQPGEMVGQLAVLTGEPLIFTIKANRDCTFLKISKSDFYEIMREQPSVVLSAAHTVAIRMSPFVRQMDFAIDWMAVEAGRALYRQEDQSDCTYIVLNGRLRSVIRKANGKKELVGEYGRGDLIGVVEALTRQPRATTVHAVRDTELVKLPEGTLNNIKRRYPQVVTRLIHLLGQKILGNLQQARGPFSGSALGRSSVASSPDVTNPASNLSTVAVLPICDEVPINAFNLELSHALSAIGPALLLTSDIIRERLGASALDSIHEYRLSGWLAQQEDINRIVLYQTDSSMTPWTQRCIRQADCILIVGLGEQEPALGQLEQMLENTAVRALKQLVLLHKEDGSGPSRTVEWLNMRSWCSGHLHLRCPRRVFSRRSPSKLREVYEKVFEKTADRHSDFSRLARVLTGNSIAVVLGGGGARGCSHVGVIKAMEEAGIPIDIVGGTSIGSFIGALYAEERSAVRTKQRAREWSKAMNSVFKTILDLTYPITSMFTGAAFNTSISKVFQDKQAEDLWLPYFNVTTDITASAMRVHQDGSLWRYVRASASYTPYLPPLCDPKDGHLLVDGCYVNNVPADIARNMGAKTVIAIDVGSQDETDLCNYGDSLSGWWLLWKRINPWAEKVKVPDMAEIQSRLAYVSCVRQLEVVKKSAYCEYIRPPIDRFKTMDFGKFDEIYDVGYQHGKLLFTGWARGDIIDNMLKDHRSADYNDSKTKTDSYTCPGSDFTDLAEIVSRIEPVQTYVDPDAAEAGDESDCLTEYEEDGMDTVREEEEEEEEEEEEEGEQELDDLSPGEWGQNGVFQADEKSVRQRRKTEGEANTYSELSDC; via the exons ATGGGACAGAGCACCTCGGAACAAGAGGGCCAAGAACATGCAGATGCCCCTCtggaa GAAGGGTTTAATAACATCAAGGCGTTTGTGGAGGAAGAGCTACAGACGAGCATG atgatGGGGATGGTGATTGGTGCGGGCATCGCCATAATCCTCATCGCCATCCTCATCTTCTTCATGCTGCGGAGGATCCAGCTCAGAA ACCTGCAAGCCCAGGAGGCCCCCAAGTATCGATTCCGCAAGAGGGACAAGGTCATGTTCTATGGGCGAAAGATCATGCGCAAG GTGTCCCAGTCCACCTCTTCCCTGGTGGGCACAGCCTCCTCCTCGCGCCCACGACTCAAAAAGAAGCAGAAAATGCTCAACATTGCCAAAAA gatTCTGCGTTTTAAGAAGGAGGTGCCCACCCTGGTAGCTAAGGAGCCCCCTCCCTCAGTGCTGGAGGCGGACCTTACAGAGTTTGACGTGGCCAACTCCCACCTGCCCTCCGAGGTGCTCTACATGCTCAAGAACGTCCG TGTGCTGGGCCACTTTGAGAAGCCTCTGTTCCTGGAGCTGTGTAAACACATGGTGTTCCTGCAGTTTCAACAGGGAGAGTACGTCTTCAGACCGGGCCAGCCTGACAGCAGCATCTACGTGGTGCAGGACGGAAAACTAGAACTGTGCCTTACTGGAATG GATGGCAAGGACGGTGTGGTGAAGGAGGTGTACCCCGGAGACAGTGTCCACAGCCTCCTCAGCATCCTGGACGTCATCACC GGACACCAGAAGCCGTACAGGACGGTGTCGGCGCGGGCGGCTGAGGTGTCCACCGTACTGCGTCTACCTGTCGAGGCCTTCCTCTCCATCTTCGAGAAGTACCCTGAGAGCCTGGTGCGGGTTGTCCAG ATCATCATGGTTCGTCTCCAAAGAGTAACAGTTCTGGCGCTGCACAACTACCTAGGGCTCACCAACGAGCTCTTTAGCCAC GAGATGCAGCTCCTGCGCCTGCTGCCCCTGTCCCCCCACCCTGTGCCCCGCACCAGCCCCCAGCGCCACGGCAAGCGTTTCGGGAGCCTGACCGTGCCCGCGGAGGACCGCGAGGCCGCCGTGAAGGACGCATCAGATCCTGGGAAGGATGGAGCCACAGTCCCACCAACCCTCAGCAGGACCATCTCCATGCCTGTAGACATCGCCG GCATGCAGAAGAATCTGCGGTCGGATTTCGACATGGCCTACGAGAGAGGACGGATCTCAGTTTCCGCTGAGGACGGCAACACGCCACCCACCTATACACGG GATCAGCGGGAGAGGAGGGTGACCGTAGACGAGGTGCCGTCGGGGGTTTACCTGTACCCCGAGGAGGAGGGGGGTCCGGACAATCAGTTCTCACCAGGACCAGGGCCCGTCCCCGGTCGCCCCAGCCCTGCCCTGTTCGAGGAGGCCCTGAAGGAGCTCCTCAAACTCATGAGGATAGAG GACCCCGCTCTGCTGAATGGGAGAGTGACTCTGCACCATGCCAAGGCAGGAACCGTGCTGGCTAGACAAGGAGACCAG gaTGTGAGTCTCCACTTTATCCTGTCCGGCTGTCTCCACGTGTACCAGCGGATGATCGACAAGCAGGATGCGGTGTGTCTGTTTGTCACCCAGCCGGGTGAGATGGTGGGCCAGCTGGCTGTGTTGACTGGAGAACCCCTCATCTTCACCATCAAGGCCAACAGAGACTGCACCTTCCTCAAGATCTCCAAGTCTGACTTCTATGA GATCATGAGGGAACAGCCCAGTGTGGTTCTGAGTGCAGCCCACACCGTAGCCATCCGCATGTCCCCCTTCGTCAGACAGATGGACTTCGCCATAGACTGGATGGCTGTGGAGGCCGGCAGAGCCCTCTATAG GCAGGAAGACCAGTCGGACTGCACCTACATAGTTCTGAACGGACGTCTACGTTCTGTTATACGTAAAGCTAACGGGAAGAAGGAGCTGGTAGGAGAGTACGGTCGAGGAGACCTCATAGGAGTG GTTGAGGCTCTGACCCGACAGCCCAGAGCCACCACGGTCCACGCggtcagagacacagagctgGTCAAGCTACCAGAGGGAACGCTCAACAACATCAAGAGGAGGTACCCACAGGTGGTCACCAGGTTGATCCACCTGCTGGGACAGAAGATCCTGGGGAACCTGCAACAGGCCCGCGGACCattctcag gttctGCCCTCGGCCGGTCCAGCGTAGCGTCCAGCCCTGACGTCACCAACCCGGCCAGTAACCTGTCCACTGTGGCCGTACTGCCCATCTGTGACGAGGTGCCAATCAACGCCTTCAACCTGGAGCTCAGCCACGCCCTCAGCGCCATAG GACCTGCCCTGCTGCTGACCAGTGACATCATCAGAGAGCGACTGGGGGCCTCCGCTCTGGATAG TATCCACGAGTAccgtctgtctggctggctggcccaGCAGGAGGACATCAACAGGATAGTCCtgtaccagacagacagcagtatGACTCCCTGGACCCAGCGCTGCATCAGACAGGCTGACTGCATCCTCATCGTGGGCCTGGGGGAACAGGAACCTGCGCTGGGACAG TTAGAGCAGATGTTGGAGAACACTGCGGTGAGGGCCCTGAAACAGCTGGTGCTGCTCCATAAAGAGGACGGCTCGGGGCCCTCCAGGACCGTAGAGTGGCTCAACATGAGGAGCTGGTGCTCCGGACACCTCCACCTCCGCTGCCCCCGCCGGGTCTTCTCACGACGCAGCCCCTCAAAACTG agggaggtgtatgAGAAGGTGTTTGAGAAGACAGCGGACAGACACAGTGATTTCTCTCGGCTGGCCCGGGTACTGACTGGGAACAGCATCGCTGTGGtgctaggaggaggaggagccag AGGCTGCTCCCATGTGGGAGTGATCAAGGCCATGGAGGAGGCAGGGATTCCCATCGACATCGTGGGCGGGACGTCCATCGGGTCGTTCATCGGGGCGCTGTACGCCGAGGAGAGGAGTGCGGTGCGCACCAAGCAGAGAGCCCGCGAGTGGTCCAAG gcGATGAACTCCGTATTCAAAACCATCCTTGACCTGACCTATCCCATCACCTCAATGTTCACTGGTGCCGCCTTCAACACCAGCATCTCCAAAGTGTTCCAGGACAAGCAGGCTGAG GACCTGTGGTTGCCCTACTTCAACGTGACTACTGACATCACGGCGTCCGCCATGCGTGTGCACCAAGACG GCTCGCTGTGGCGCTATGTTAGAGCGAGTGCCTCCTACACCCCCTATTTACCTCCCCTCTGCGACCCCAAGGATGGCCACCTGCTTGTGGATGGTTGCTATGTTAACAATGTCCCAG CGGACATCGCGAGGAACATGGGCGCCAAGACTGTCATCGCCATCGACGTAGGTAGCCAGGACGAGACGGACCTCTGTAACTACGGCGACAGCCTGTCGGGCTGGTGGTTGCTGTGGAAACGAATCAACCCCTGGGCAGAGAAAGTGAAG GTTCCAGACATGGCAGAGATCCAGTCCAGGCTGGCCTATGTGTCGTGTGTACGTCAGCTGGAAGTGGTTAAGAAGAGTGCCTACTGTGAGTACATCAGACCACCCATCGACCGCTTCAAGACAATGGACTTCGGCAAGTTTGACGAGATCTAC gATGTGGGCTACCAGCACGGCAAGCTGCTCTTTACCGGATGGGCCCGTGGTGACATCATCGACAACATGCTCAAGGACCACCGCTCGGCAGACTACAATGACAGCAAGACCAAGACGGAC TCCTATACGTGTCCAGGGTCAGACTTCACTGACCTGGCTGAGATAGTGTCCAGGATTGAGCCGGTCCAGACCTACGTCGATCCTGACGCTGCTGAGG CGGGGGACGAGTCGGACTGTCTGACGGAATATGAGGAGGACGGGATGGACACggtgagagaagaggaggaggaggaagaagaggaggaggaggaagagggggaacaGGAACTCGATGACCTCTCCCCGGGAGAGTGGGGTCAGAACGGAGTCTTCCAGGCG GATGAGAAGTCAGTCCGCCAGCGGAGGAAAACAGAAGGTGAAGCCAACACCTACTCCGAGCTCTCCGACTgctga
- the LOC109909493 gene encoding neuropathy target esterase isoform X2 — protein MGQSTSEQEGQEHADAPLEEGFNNIKAFVEEELQTSMMMGMVIGAGIAIILIAILIFFMLRRIQLRNLQAQEAPKYRFRKRDKVMFYGRKIMRKVSQSTSSLVGTASSSRPRLKKKQKMLNIAKKILRFKKEVPTLVAKEPPPSVLEADLTEFDVANSHLPSEVLYMLKNVRVLGHFEKPLFLELCKHMVFLQFQQGEYVFRPGQPDSSIYVVQDGKLELCLTGMDGKDGVVKEVYPGDSVHSLLSILDVITGHQKPYRTVSARAAEVSTVLRLPVEAFLSIFEKYPESLVRVVQIIMVRLQRVTVLALHNYLGLTNELFSHEMQLLRLLPLSPHPVPRTSPQRHGKRFGSLTVPAEDREAAVKDASDPGKDGATVPPTLSRTISMPVDIAGMQKNLRSDFDMAYERGRISVSAEDGNTPPTYTRDQRERRVTVDEVPSGVYLYPEEEGGPDNQFSPGPGPVPGRPSPALFEEALKELLKLMRIEDPALLNGRVTLHHAKAGTVLARQGDQDVSLHFILSGCLHVYQRMIDKQDAVCLFVTQPGEMVGQLAVLTGEPLIFTIKANRDCTFLKISKSDFYEIMREQPSVVLSAAHTVAIRMSPFVRQMDFAIDWMAVEAGRALYRQEDQSDCTYIVLNGRLRSVIRKANGKKELVGEYGRGDLIGVVEALTRQPRATTVHAVRDTELVKLPEGTLNNIKRRYPQVVTRLIHLLGQKILGNLQQARGPFSGSALGRSSVASSPDVTNPASNLSTVAVLPICDEVPINAFNLELSHALSAIGPALLLTSDIIRERLGASALDSIHEYRLSGWLAQQEDINRIVLYQTDSSMTPWTQRCIRQADCILIVGLGEQEPALGQLEQMLENTAVRALKQLVLLHKEDGSGPSRTVEWLNMRSWCSGHLHLRCPRRVFSRRSPSKLREVYEKVFEKTADRHSDFSRLARVLTGNSIAVVLGGGGARGCSHVGVIKAMEEAGIPIDIVGGTSIGSFIGALYAEERSAVRTKQRAREWSKAMNSVFKTILDLTYPITSMFTGAAFNTSISKVFQDKQAEDLWLPYFNVTTDITASAMRVHQDGSLWRYVRASASYTPYLPPLCDPKDGHLLVDGCYVNNVPGSLWRYVRASMTLSGYLPPLCDPKDGNLLMDGGYINNLPADIARNMGAKTVIAIDVGSQDETDLCNYGDSLSGWWLLWKRINPWAEKVKVPDMAEIQSRLAYVSCVRQLEVVKKSAYCEYIRPPIDRFKTMDFGKFDEIYDVGYQHGKLLFTGWARGDIIDNMLKDHRSADYNDSKTKTDSYTCPGSDFTDLAEIVSRIEPVQTYVDPDAAEAGDESDCLTEYEEDGMDTVREEEEEEEEEEEEEGEQELDDLSPGEWGQNGVFQADEKSVRQRRKTEGEANTYSELSDC, from the exons ATGGGACAGAGCACCTCGGAACAAGAGGGCCAAGAACATGCAGATGCCCCTCtggaa GAAGGGTTTAATAACATCAAGGCGTTTGTGGAGGAAGAGCTACAGACGAGCATG atgatGGGGATGGTGATTGGTGCGGGCATCGCCATAATCCTCATCGCCATCCTCATCTTCTTCATGCTGCGGAGGATCCAGCTCAGAA ACCTGCAAGCCCAGGAGGCCCCCAAGTATCGATTCCGCAAGAGGGACAAGGTCATGTTCTATGGGCGAAAGATCATGCGCAAG GTGTCCCAGTCCACCTCTTCCCTGGTGGGCACAGCCTCCTCCTCGCGCCCACGACTCAAAAAGAAGCAGAAAATGCTCAACATTGCCAAAAA gatTCTGCGTTTTAAGAAGGAGGTGCCCACCCTGGTAGCTAAGGAGCCCCCTCCCTCAGTGCTGGAGGCGGACCTTACAGAGTTTGACGTGGCCAACTCCCACCTGCCCTCCGAGGTGCTCTACATGCTCAAGAACGTCCG TGTGCTGGGCCACTTTGAGAAGCCTCTGTTCCTGGAGCTGTGTAAACACATGGTGTTCCTGCAGTTTCAACAGGGAGAGTACGTCTTCAGACCGGGCCAGCCTGACAGCAGCATCTACGTGGTGCAGGACGGAAAACTAGAACTGTGCCTTACTGGAATG GATGGCAAGGACGGTGTGGTGAAGGAGGTGTACCCCGGAGACAGTGTCCACAGCCTCCTCAGCATCCTGGACGTCATCACC GGACACCAGAAGCCGTACAGGACGGTGTCGGCGCGGGCGGCTGAGGTGTCCACCGTACTGCGTCTACCTGTCGAGGCCTTCCTCTCCATCTTCGAGAAGTACCCTGAGAGCCTGGTGCGGGTTGTCCAG ATCATCATGGTTCGTCTCCAAAGAGTAACAGTTCTGGCGCTGCACAACTACCTAGGGCTCACCAACGAGCTCTTTAGCCAC GAGATGCAGCTCCTGCGCCTGCTGCCCCTGTCCCCCCACCCTGTGCCCCGCACCAGCCCCCAGCGCCACGGCAAGCGTTTCGGGAGCCTGACCGTGCCCGCGGAGGACCGCGAGGCCGCCGTGAAGGACGCATCAGATCCTGGGAAGGATGGAGCCACAGTCCCACCAACCCTCAGCAGGACCATCTCCATGCCTGTAGACATCGCCG GCATGCAGAAGAATCTGCGGTCGGATTTCGACATGGCCTACGAGAGAGGACGGATCTCAGTTTCCGCTGAGGACGGCAACACGCCACCCACCTATACACGG GATCAGCGGGAGAGGAGGGTGACCGTAGACGAGGTGCCGTCGGGGGTTTACCTGTACCCCGAGGAGGAGGGGGGTCCGGACAATCAGTTCTCACCAGGACCAGGGCCCGTCCCCGGTCGCCCCAGCCCTGCCCTGTTCGAGGAGGCCCTGAAGGAGCTCCTCAAACTCATGAGGATAGAG GACCCCGCTCTGCTGAATGGGAGAGTGACTCTGCACCATGCCAAGGCAGGAACCGTGCTGGCTAGACAAGGAGACCAG gaTGTGAGTCTCCACTTTATCCTGTCCGGCTGTCTCCACGTGTACCAGCGGATGATCGACAAGCAGGATGCGGTGTGTCTGTTTGTCACCCAGCCGGGTGAGATGGTGGGCCAGCTGGCTGTGTTGACTGGAGAACCCCTCATCTTCACCATCAAGGCCAACAGAGACTGCACCTTCCTCAAGATCTCCAAGTCTGACTTCTATGA GATCATGAGGGAACAGCCCAGTGTGGTTCTGAGTGCAGCCCACACCGTAGCCATCCGCATGTCCCCCTTCGTCAGACAGATGGACTTCGCCATAGACTGGATGGCTGTGGAGGCCGGCAGAGCCCTCTATAG GCAGGAAGACCAGTCGGACTGCACCTACATAGTTCTGAACGGACGTCTACGTTCTGTTATACGTAAAGCTAACGGGAAGAAGGAGCTGGTAGGAGAGTACGGTCGAGGAGACCTCATAGGAGTG GTTGAGGCTCTGACCCGACAGCCCAGAGCCACCACGGTCCACGCggtcagagacacagagctgGTCAAGCTACCAGAGGGAACGCTCAACAACATCAAGAGGAGGTACCCACAGGTGGTCACCAGGTTGATCCACCTGCTGGGACAGAAGATCCTGGGGAACCTGCAACAGGCCCGCGGACCattctcag gttctGCCCTCGGCCGGTCCAGCGTAGCGTCCAGCCCTGACGTCACCAACCCGGCCAGTAACCTGTCCACTGTGGCCGTACTGCCCATCTGTGACGAGGTGCCAATCAACGCCTTCAACCTGGAGCTCAGCCACGCCCTCAGCGCCATAG GACCTGCCCTGCTGCTGACCAGTGACATCATCAGAGAGCGACTGGGGGCCTCCGCTCTGGATAG TATCCACGAGTAccgtctgtctggctggctggcccaGCAGGAGGACATCAACAGGATAGTCCtgtaccagacagacagcagtatGACTCCCTGGACCCAGCGCTGCATCAGACAGGCTGACTGCATCCTCATCGTGGGCCTGGGGGAACAGGAACCTGCGCTGGGACAG TTAGAGCAGATGTTGGAGAACACTGCGGTGAGGGCCCTGAAACAGCTGGTGCTGCTCCATAAAGAGGACGGCTCGGGGCCCTCCAGGACCGTAGAGTGGCTCAACATGAGGAGCTGGTGCTCCGGACACCTCCACCTCCGCTGCCCCCGCCGGGTCTTCTCACGACGCAGCCCCTCAAAACTG agggaggtgtatgAGAAGGTGTTTGAGAAGACAGCGGACAGACACAGTGATTTCTCTCGGCTGGCCCGGGTACTGACTGGGAACAGCATCGCTGTGGtgctaggaggaggaggagccag AGGCTGCTCCCATGTGGGAGTGATCAAGGCCATGGAGGAGGCAGGGATTCCCATCGACATCGTGGGCGGGACGTCCATCGGGTCGTTCATCGGGGCGCTGTACGCCGAGGAGAGGAGTGCGGTGCGCACCAAGCAGAGAGCCCGCGAGTGGTCCAAG gcGATGAACTCCGTATTCAAAACCATCCTTGACCTGACCTATCCCATCACCTCAATGTTCACTGGTGCCGCCTTCAACACCAGCATCTCCAAAGTGTTCCAGGACAAGCAGGCTGAG GACCTGTGGTTGCCCTACTTCAACGTGACTACTGACATCACGGCGTCCGCCATGCGTGTGCACCAAGACG GCTCGCTGTGGCGCTATGTTAGAGCGAGTGCCTCCTACACCCCCTATTTACCTCCCCTCTGCGACCCCAAGGATGGCCACCTGCTTGTGGATGGTTGCTATGTTAACAATGTCCCAG GGTCACTGTGGCGCTATGTGAGGGCGAGCATGACCCTCTCagggtacctgccgcccctctgcgACCCCAAAGATGGCAACTTGCTTATGGACGGGGGCTACATCAACAACCTGCCAG CGGACATCGCGAGGAACATGGGCGCCAAGACTGTCATCGCCATCGACGTAGGTAGCCAGGACGAGACGGACCTCTGTAACTACGGCGACAGCCTGTCGGGCTGGTGGTTGCTGTGGAAACGAATCAACCCCTGGGCAGAGAAAGTGAAG GTTCCAGACATGGCAGAGATCCAGTCCAGGCTGGCCTATGTGTCGTGTGTACGTCAGCTGGAAGTGGTTAAGAAGAGTGCCTACTGTGAGTACATCAGACCACCCATCGACCGCTTCAAGACAATGGACTTCGGCAAGTTTGACGAGATCTAC gATGTGGGCTACCAGCACGGCAAGCTGCTCTTTACCGGATGGGCCCGTGGTGACATCATCGACAACATGCTCAAGGACCACCGCTCGGCAGACTACAATGACAGCAAGACCAAGACGGAC TCCTATACGTGTCCAGGGTCAGACTTCACTGACCTGGCTGAGATAGTGTCCAGGATTGAGCCGGTCCAGACCTACGTCGATCCTGACGCTGCTGAGG CGGGGGACGAGTCGGACTGTCTGACGGAATATGAGGAGGACGGGATGGACACggtgagagaagaggaggaggaggaagaagaggaggaggaggaagagggggaacaGGAACTCGATGACCTCTCCCCGGGAGAGTGGGGTCAGAACGGAGTCTTCCAGGCG GATGAGAAGTCAGTCCGCCAGCGGAGGAAAACAGAAGGTGAAGCCAACACCTACTCCGAGCTCTCCGACTgctga